A part of Daphnia pulex isolate KAP4 chromosome 6, ASM2113471v1 genomic DNA contains:
- the LOC124195871 gene encoding activated CDC42 kinase 1-like, with protein MSVGIANNNNTELALLHQLLQDVELSQFSKRIIEDLQISRVSHFDYVTTDDLMSIGMGKPAARRLLDTVKKRKGTLKKKLIQTFINQSANKDAKNLEKLTGTQQQQNSSSLTCLIKESELKIGTQLGDGSFGIVHKGEWNRSDGVTIPVAVKVLKEDLVQHQAVYDDFVREVEAMHSLQHPCLIRLHGVVLSHPLMMVTELAPLGSLLDYLHKECSHTSICSLWQFASEIASGMAFLESRRLLHRDLACRNIFLTSKTQAKIGDFGLLRPLPPGSDCYVMTEQRRVPFPWCAPESLKLRQFSLATDVWMFGITLWEMYTFGEEPWAGLSGHEILNKIDKKGERLIDPPAAPEVICNLMHRCWAANPADRPRFSEIVIELTSQSPVTVRCRGEDRQEPQWDVPVGASKLEVVDGDIIAVIDGRPDFFWWTGQNQRTSEIGIFPRCWTEPLRRRNGDDISVPLRHSFIHTGHGSSVGPSWGSPAAIDEVYLRNPMEPVDILKMKDPTSIESPRRVIGAAVKTKTQFNYFRLNDDVMEPQGGSASPVSMPNTNQPISSSSREESLLIDLSPDTPVSTSAAPTPLPFYQQLIEPLVALPDQNRLYANYPSPLPAAPDTPITTTSLVTSAAESVYSPHYYSEVPLEPTTPTFTPPSSQNTSPARPVVTEELKKKRDEAFDWLGQALGEMTLSQSNGSNPRNYQCISTVSGQQPSKAKAEHVYGFEDDFSVAMGSSVQTATVASTSSANGYHRIQQLQRQNQDQTQEAARQPIYPKPGIWTDESSSLLYPPSCPSSQQIYALPGPSRMSAVQTAHVRPFMVAINPSVPHVDDGGRTSSLLNQVELSTPWASEAEIKQALVIHNGNVFEAVRFLQVEKLYRLGLCSKAVCVKALEATSWDLEKAASSLLDAV; from the exons atgagcGTTGGAAtcgctaataataataatacagagCTCGCGCTTCTCCATCAACTACTTCAAGATGTTGAGCTGTCTCAGTTTTCTAAAAGAATCATTGAAGATTTACAG ATTTCCAGGGTATCCCATTTTGATTATGTTACAACAGATGACCTCATGAGTATTGGCATGGGAAAGCCAGCTGCACGCAGGCTTCTGGATACagtaaaaaaacgaaaaggcacactgaagaaaaaactaatACAAACCTTTATAAACCAAAGTGCTAACAAAGATGCaaagaatttagaaaaattaacaggaactcagcaacaacaaaattctAGTAGCCTAACATGTTTGATAAAAGAAAGT GAACTGAAAATTGGGACACAACTTGGTGATGGATCATTTGGGATTGTGCACAAAGGAGAATGGAATCGATCTGATGGTGTGACAATACCTGTTGCAG TTAAAGTACTTAAAGAAGACTTAGTTCAGCATCAAGCTGTTTATGATGATTTTGTAAGAGAAGTAGAAGCCATGCATTCCTTGCAGCACCCATGCCTCATACG GTTACATGGGGTTGTATTATCACACCCCTTGATGATGGTTACAGAGCTTGCCCCATTAGGCAGTTTACTGGACTATCTACACAAAGAGTGCTCTCATACATCTATTTGCTCTCTTTGGCAATTTGCATCTGAG ATTGCTTCCGGAATGGCTTTCCTTGAATCTCGTAGGCTGCTTCATCGAGATTTAGCCTGTCGTAATATTTTCCTTACCTCTAAAACCCAG GCCAAAATTGGAGACTTTGGTCTTCTTCGTCCTTTACCTCCTGGTTCGGATTG TTACGTCATGACTGAACAAAGGCGAGTGCCGTTTCCCTGGTGTGCTCCTGAATCCTTAAAGTTAAGACAATTTAGTCTTGCTActg aTGTCTGGATGTTTGGGATTACGTTGTGGGAAATGTACACATTTGGCGAAGAACCATGGGCTGGTTTAAGTGGACACGAAATTCTCAATAAA ATCGataaaaaaggcgaaagaTTGATTGATCCTCCTGCGGCCCCTGAAGTCATTTGCAATTTGATGCATCGTTGCTGGGCGGCCAATCCCGCAGATCGCCCACGTTTCAGTGAAATCGTAATCGAATTGACTTCACAATCTCCAGTAACAGTGCGCTGCCGAGGTGAGGACCGACAAGAACCTCAATGGGATGTACCTGTTGGCGCATCAAAGCTAGAAGTTGTTGATGGAGACATCATTGCTGTCATTGACGGACG ACCGGATTTCTTTTGGTGGACTGGACAAAATCAGCGTACGTCTGAAATTGGCATTTTTCCACGGTGCTGGACTGAGCCTTTGCGGAGGCGTAACGGCGATGACATAAGTGTACCCCTTAGACATTCCTTCATTCATACTG GTCACGGAAGTTCTGTTGGGCCGTCTTGGGGAAGTCCCGCAGCGATTGATGAAGTCTACTTAAGAAATCCAATGGAGCCAGTGGATATACTCAAAATGAAAGATCCCACGTCTATAGAATCTCCGCGTCGAGTAATTGGAGCAGCTGTAAAAACGAAAACGCAATTCAATTACTTTCGCTTGAACGATGACGTGATGGAACCTCAAGGTGGTTCTGCAAGTCCAGTTTCGATGCCAAACACAAACCAGCCAATCTCTTCCAGTTCTCGGGAAGAGTCGTTGTTGATTGATCTCTCCCCAGACACTCCCGTTTCGACCTCAGCTGCCCCAACGCCCTTGCCTTTCTACCAGCAGCTGATCGAGCCTTTAGTGGCCCTTCCTGATCAAAATCGGCTCTACGCTAATTATCCATCACCCTTACCAGCAGCACCTGATACACCAATTACCACCACAAGCCTGGTGACATCTGCAGCTGAATCGGTTTATAGCCCGCATTATTATTCCGAGGTGCCCCTCGAGCCTACTACCCCGACGTTTACTCCGCCGTCGAGTCAAAACACATCACCTGCACGACCTGTCGTTACGGaggagttgaagaaaaagcgaGACGAAGCTTTTGACTGGTTGGGTCAAGCACTAGGGGAAATGACGCTGAGCCAATCAAATGGAAGCAATCCGCGAAATTATCAGTGCATCTCAACGGTTTCCGGGCAGCAACCATCTAAAGCCAAAGCTGAGCACGTCTACGGTTTCGAAGATGATTTTTCCGTTGCCATGGGATCATCCGTCCAAACAGCGACGGTAGCGAGCACGTCATCTGCCAACGGTTACCATCGCATTCAGCAGTTGCAGCGCCAGAACCAGGATCAGACTCAGGAGGCAGCTCGACAGCCCATTTATCCCAAGCCTGGCATTTGGACAGATGAATCGTCGTCGCTGTTGTATCCTCCTTCGTGTCCCTCATCACAGCAGATTTATGCGCTTCCAGGGCCGAGTAGGATGTCTGCCGTCCAGACTGCCCATGTGCGTCCCTTCATGGTGGCCATCAACCCGTCCGTGCCACATGTCGACGATGGTGGACGTACCTCTTCCCTTTTGAATCAAGTGGAGCTTTCTACGCCTTGGGCCAGCGAAGCGGAAATTAAGCAGGCTTTGGTCATCCATAATGGAAACGTATTTGAAGCCGTTCGCTTTCTCCAGGTCGAAAAACTCTACCG acTGGGATTGTGCTCCAAGGCCGTGTGTGTCAAGGCGCTCGAGGCCACTAGCTGGGATTTGGAAAAGGCAGCTTCTAGCCTGTTGGATGCCGTTTAG
- the LOC124195873 gene encoding ski oncogene-like: MMSSPSSVTATGGASVAASAPSVAAYPSPHLKQVLRSYQSAASSSLSGPNGILAGPEHGAEQAGSGLVYYAYPNLPLPVVATSVKSSMADLSSLSSAAPCKIRVKSEPIDEKSSSSHDNCWSTRGGGQHAEYDEFKVLKLKRPAYYATIKDKDAVDLSSNRDAAAAAASVRTATKPLLPSSPQQQQQPATVQPPLLLPSFPILSAADRGWSHAERNETQLEGQPIACFTVGGEPRLCLPQILNSVLRQFYVMQIHAVCDELQINCSRCTAEQLDSLKAAPAILPRSAASCGLITKTDAQRLCSALLRRGLNEASAGSAPEPHRTGPAQQLPATAATLPSGPSEVSMKDCIVKKEPETLMDDEGGDNTTRCSRKNNSSSGSNAWFRVYHQCFGKCEGLCKPELYTSPDAVCIECADCSLTLSPADFISHAHRSVENRTCHWGFDSTNWRAYLLLARRQQQPQPSNEVLLHQLDEFKNRFGCSSSTAATAAAAAAVAVKRKLQTAEEPMKMSKVYLAATTTAADIMVENQHQHHAKRYKEHGGRQSPAVTTPYDPASTGYHHHHHLHPAVYNNNSSVGSSAYGNGLRESPPPLQETSSRIPHDKAGQPNVALLAPPRLAFHSAAPPNAYAADPLPPPSVGNPEIELSSTDTEDSESIPSHNGDEKQVWELPANLAQEVSSVEELLTRGGCDSANSRLVLQAFRRLCFRLNWAQEQQQQQYPPTTTNNAVLKLRTDLTECDGSSTKYKST, encoded by the exons AtgatgtcgtcgccgtcgtctgTGACTGCCACTGGAGGCGCTTCGGTCGCGGCCTCTGCACCGTCGGTCGCGGCCTATCCCAGTCCACACCTGAAGCAAGTTCTACGCTCTTACCAATCGGCCGCCTCGAGCTCGTTGTCGGGACCCAATGGAATCCTGGCTGGGCCGGAACACGGGGCCGAACAAGCCGGTTCAGGTCTGGTTTATTATGCATACCCCAATCTACCTCTGCCTGTGGTAGCCACATCAGTCAAGTCGTCTATGGCCGAtctgtcgtcgttgtcgtctgctgctccCTGTAAAATCCGAGTCAAGAGCGAACCCATTGACGagaaatcgtcgtcgtcgcacgACAACTGCTGGTCGACACGCGGCGGTGGCCAGCACGCAGAGTACGACGAGTTCAAAGTGCTGAAACTCAAACGACCGGCCTATTATGCCACAATCAAGGACAAGGATGCCGTTGATTTGTCCTCGAATCGCGACGCAGCAGCCGCTGCCGCCTCAGTCCGGACCGCAACCAAACCGCTTCTGCCATCGtcaccgcagcagcagcagcagccagcaacaGTGCAGCCACCGCTGCTGCTACCATCGTTCCCTATTTTGAGCGCGGCGGATCGAGGCTGGAGTCACGCTGAACGAAATGAGACGCAGCTGGAGGGCCAACCGATCGCTTGTTTCACTGTCGGTGGCGAGCCGCGCCTTTGCCTGCCCCAAATCCTCAACTCGGTCCTTCGACAATTTTACGTCATGCAAATTCATGCCGTCTGCGACGAATTGCAGATCAATTGCTCCCGCTGCACGGCCGAGCAGCTCGACAGCCTCAAGGCAGCACCGGCCATTCTGCCCCGATCTGCCGCCAGCTGCGGGCTCATTACCAAAACCGACGCCCAGAGGCTGTGCAGCGCCTTGCTGCGTCGCGGGCTCAACGAAGCCAGTGCTGGATCCGCTCCCGAACCGCATCGAACAGGGCCGGCTCAACAACTGCCGGCTACTGCTGCTACTCTTCCTTCGGGCCCTTCTGAAGTCTCCATGAAGGATTGCATCGTCAAAAAGGAACCGGAAACTCTTATGGATGATGAAGGAGGCGACAACACCACCCGGTGTAGTCgcaaaaacaacagcagcagcggcagcaatGCCTGGTTCCGCGTCTACCACCAATGTTTCGGCAAGTGCGAGGGTTTGTGCAAGCCGGAATTGTATACGTCACCAGACGCAGTGTGCATCGAGTGTGCCGACTGCAGTCTGACTCTGAGTCCCGCTGATTTCATTAGTCACGCCCATCGTTCGGTGGAAAATCGAACATGCCATTGGGGTTTCGATTCGACCAACTGGCGGGCCTACCTCCTTCTGGCCCGTCGTCAACAACAGCCGCAGCCATCCAACGAGGTTCTCCTTCATCAGCTGGACGAGTTTAAGAATCGATTTGGTTGTTCTTCATCGACAGCCGCtacggcagcagcggcagcagccgTGGCCGTTAAAAGGAAACTCCAG ACGGCCGAGGAGCCCATGAAAATGAGTAAAGTCTATCTGGCGGCAACAACCACTGCAGCCGACATAATGGTGGAgaaccagcaccagcaccatgCAAAGAGGTACAAAGAACATGGCGGTCGCCAATCGCCAGCCGTCACCACGCCCTACGATCCGGCGTCGACCGGgtaccatcatcatcatcacctcCACCCCGCcgtctacaacaacaacagcagcgtcGGGAGTAGTGCCTATGGCAATGGATTGCGTGagtctcctcctcctctccagGAAACTTCATCGCGAATCCCGCACGATAAGGCCGGACAGCCGAATGTGGCTTTGCTGGCCCCGCCCCGTCTCGCTTTCCATTCTGCCGCTCCACCTAACGCCTACGCCGCCGATCCTTTGCCGCCGCCGTCGGTCGGCAACCCCGAAATTGAATTGAGCAGCACCGACACGGAAGACTCTGAATCGATACCGTCTCACAATGGAG ATGAGAAACAAGTCTGGGAGCTACCGGCTAATCTGGCTCAAGAAGTCAGCTCAGTTGAAGAGCTTCTCACAAGGGGAGGATGTGATTCAGCCAACAGCCGGTTGGTACTCCAG GCATTTCGCCGCTTGTGCTTCCGTCTCAACTGGGcccaggagcagcagcagcagcagtacccaccaacaacaaccaacaacgcTGTTCTCAAG TTGAGGACAGATTTGACGGAATGCGATGGTAGCAGCACCAAGTACAAATCTACTTAG